The Globicephala melas chromosome 13, mGloMel1.2, whole genome shotgun sequence genome includes a region encoding these proteins:
- the PTGR3 gene encoding prostaglandin reductase 3, translating to MLRLALAGARAIVDMSYSRHFLDFQGSAIPCAMQKLVVTRLSPNFREAVTLRWDCPVPLPGDGDLLVRNRFVGVNASDINYSAGRYDPSVKTPFDAGFEGVGEVVALGLSASATFTIGQAVAYMAPGSFAEYTVVPASTAIPVPAVKPEYLTLLVSGTTAYISLKELGELSEGRKVLVTAAAGGTGQFAVQLAKKAECHVIGTCSSEEKSAFLKSLGCDRPINYNGEHVGAVLKQEYPRGVDVVYESVGGAMFDLAVDALATKGRLIVIGFVSGYQTPTGLSPVKAVTLPAKLLKKSASVQGFFLNHYLSKYRAAMDHLLKMYASGELVCKVDLGDLSAEGRFTGLESVFRAVDYMYMRKNTGKIVVELPHSVHSKL from the exons ATGCTGCGGCTGGCGCTTGCCGGGGCCCGAGCCATCGTGGACATGTCGTACTCCCGCCACTTCCTGGACTTCCAGGGCTCGGCCATCCCCTGCGCCATGCAGAAGCTGGTGGTGACCCGGCTGAGCCCCAACTTCCGCGAGGCCGTCACCCTGCGCTGGGACTGCCCGGTGCCACTCCCCGGGGACGGAGACCTCCTCGTCCGGAACCG atttGTTGGTGTTAATGCATCTGACATAAACTATTCAGCCGGCCGCTATGACCCTTCCGTCAAGACCCCGTTTGACGCAGGTTTCGAAGGTGTAGGCGAGGTGGTGGCCTTGGGCCTCTCCGCCAGTGCCACATTCACAATTGGCCAGGCTGTGGCTTACATGGCACCTGGCTCTTTTGCCGAGTACACAGTGGTGCCCGCCAGCACGGCCATTCCCGTGCCGGCCGTGAAACCCGAGTACCTCACCCTCCTGGTGAGTGGTACCACGGCCTACATCAGCCTGAAAGAGCTCGGAGAGCTATCAGAAGGGAGGAAAGTTCTGGTGACCGCAGCAGCTGGGGGGACCGGCCAGTTTGCCGTCCAGCTTGCAAAGAAGGCCGAGTGCCATGTAATTGGAACTTGCTCTTCTGAAGAAAAGTCTGCCTTTCTGAAATCTCTTGGCTGTGATCGTCCCATCAACTATAACGGCGAGCACGTGGGTGCTGTCCTGAAGCAGGAGTACCCGCGAGGCGTGGACGTGGTGTATGAATCCGTCGGGGGAGCCATGTTTGACTTGGCCGTGGACGCCTTGGCTACCAAAGGGCGCCTGATAGTGATTGGGTTTGTCTCTGGCTACCAGACTCCTACTGGCCTGTCCCCTGTGAAAGCAGTAACACTGCCAGCCAAACTGCTGAAGAAATCCGCCAGCGTCCAGGGCTTCTTCTTGAACCATTACCTTTCTAAGTATCGAGCCGCCATGGACCACTTGCTTAAGATGTATGCGAGTGGAGAGCTGGTTTGTAAGGTCGACCTTGGAGATCTGTCTGCAGAGGGCAGGTTTACCGGCCTGGAGTCTGTCTTCCGGGCCGTCGATTATATGTACATGAGAAAAAACACCGGAAAAATTGTTGTTGAATTACCTCACTCTGTCCACAGTAAGCTGTAA